One region of Colius striatus isolate bColStr4 chromosome 26, bColStr4.1.hap1, whole genome shotgun sequence genomic DNA includes:
- the LOC133627971 gene encoding nuclear envelope integral membrane protein 1-like isoform X2 has protein sequence MLLLSHRLPAVCELGDLPHGLHVRPTGNERSIHLIWGLQLLGLPLLYAANQIHPLALAVMLIPICIKIINYIMYWASAAQRRGRSIWAQPSPCHLLTQEEYQMQGEVETRRAVKELRKYCQSPEINVQAIRRRLRSPESFAAFLRGASHLTRYEVIRHEQEYGRGSSCPEEQHLGGEIQAQQSGFTPLLMLFPDC, from the exons ATGCTTCTGCTCTCCCACAGGCTACCTGCTGTTTGTGAGCTTGGTGACCTTCCACATGGGCTACATGTACGGCCCACTGGAAATGAGCGCAGCATCCATCTCATCTggggcctgcagctcctggggctgccgCTGCTATATGCAGCCAACCAGATCCATCCTCTTGCCTTGGCTGTGATGCTGATTCCAATCTGCATCAAGATCATCAATTACATCATGTACTGGGCTTCTGCTGCCCAAAG gagagggaggagcaTTTGGGCTCAGCCGAGCCCCTGTCACCTGCTGACCCAAGAGGAATATCAAATGCAGGGCGAGGTGGAGACACGCAGGGCAGTCAAAGAGCTTCGAAAGTACTGCCAAAGCCCAGAGATCAATGTCCAGGCTATAAGGAGACGCCTCCGCTCTCCAGAGAG ctttgctgcctttctgcGTGGTGCCTCTCACCTCACTCGCTACGAGGTCATTCGCCACGAGCAGGAGTACGGccgtggcagcagctgccctgaggagcagcactTAGGAGGAGAAATCCAAGCACAGCAATCAG GTTTCACTCCCCTGTTGATGCTTTTTCCTGACTGTTGA